A window from Pararge aegeria chromosome 6, ilParAegt1.1, whole genome shotgun sequence encodes these proteins:
- the LOC120624440 gene encoding NCK-interacting protein with SH3 domain, which translates to MGDGQQNMDDLEMLTALYDFEATLAKTISFSEGEFFFLQQTNTKQRNWWHVVNRKGHVGFVPSNYVATVKVEPEFFLAFVNASIKSLNECNAMTTQKQELLSKLNEKKKQLQVLVKPPSKKQPAPQPPVNLDENTPPNGVSPCFDLRPVVSQQHIAEELQSCSSPSKSVNSAVTKDADEDKKTASIKTTSNQLSSDTDNQDDNSQDSSESIKPNAIYEIVQAVRKETQLSHEMSKVAVETVLISLREFLPGGAARSIIDALLREANSNITCPKNAIDAAPDALRMMTALNVLSKAANDAQQRGWALHDDAHDIQTQLLELISVMSNADVNISQHVLSSHRYIYVTTLVQYYQMETRWPLRQLLLQAFGVMCGLERTALATLALSALPAEIARDMRDNPHAVSRLSHSALLLSMVLSMGDKLPITHFEQLGVEFAQFLLYFIESPPDTDMDEQIPDLFLTLVLAYNLQFENLYENLLLNALESIDNAKTFCEKVLLLLNREEDPVHIFDHEPAPTHSVLKVMIDIFSRRKTAGHFYTNDLKVAIGIIVRQLADLCPGDIRRQQYLKILRGILRNTDYGGHLYRREDLLRCFARIICEEGDLSRDDKALVRAISNEFPQYFQV; encoded by the exons ATGGGTGACGGTCAACAAAATATGG atGATTTAGAGATGCTTACAGCGCTTTATGATTTTGAGGCGACACTGGCTAAAACCATCAGTTTTTCGGAGGGTGAATTTTTCTTTCTGCAGCAGACTAACACAAAGCAAAGAAACTGGTGGCATGTTGTTAATAGAAAAGGCCATGTAGGATTTGTGCCATCCAATTATGTAGCTACAGTGAAG GTTGAGCCTGAGTTTTTCTTGGCGTTTGTTAATGCTAGTATCAAGAGTTTAAATGAATGTAATGCAATGACAACACAAAAACAAGAGTTGTTATCGAAACTGAATGAGAAGAAAAAGCAATTGCAAGTACTAGTGAAGCCTCCAAGTAAGAAACAGCCAGCCCCACAGCCACCAGTAAACCTAGATGAGAACACCCCTCCTAATGGAGTATCACCCTGCTTTGATTTAAGACCTGTGGTGTCACAACAGCATATTGCTGAAGAGCTACAGTCCTGTTCATCACCATCTAAGTCTGTGAACAGTGCTGTTACAAAAG ATGCTGATGAAGACAAAAAGACAGCCAGTATTAAAACCACCTCAAACCAGTTATCATCAGACACTGACAATCAAGATGACAACAGTCAAGATAGCAGTGAAAGTATAAAACCGAATGCCATATATGAGATTGTCCAGGCAGTGCGCAAGGAAACGCAATTGAGCCATGAAATGTCCAAAGTTGCTGTTGAAacagttttaatttcattaaga GAATTTCTGCCTGGGGGTGCAGCGAGGTCAATAATCGATGCACTTCTACGTGAAGCGAACAGCAACATCACGTGTCCTAAGAACGCCATTGACGCGGCACCTGACGCTCTACGGATGATGACAGCTCTGAATGTGCTGTCAAAAGCAGCAAATGACGCACAGCAAAGAGGCTGGGCATTGCATGATGACGCCCATGATATACAAACACAGTTATTGGAACTTATCTCTGTCATG TCAAACGCAGATGTGAACATATCTCAACATGTTCTAAGCAGTCACCGGTATATCTATGTTACCACTCTCGTTCAGTATTATCAAATGGAGACGCGTTGGCCGCTTAGACAACTGTTACTacag GCATTTGGAGTAATGTGCGGTTTGGAAAGAACAGCGCTGGCAACCCTAGCCCTCTCAGCGCTACCGGCTGAAATAGCGAGGGATATGCGAGACAACCCTCACGCAGTCAGTCGACTGTCACACTCCGCTTTGCTATTGTCTATGGTACTGTCTATGGGAGATAAACTACCGATTACACATTTTG AACAACTGGGCGTAGAGTTCGCTCAGTTCCTGCTATATTTTATTGAGAGTCCGCCAGATACAGACATGGATGAACAAATTCCGGATCTGTTCCTCACACTTGTTCTGGCGTACAATCTGCAGTTCGAGAACCTGTACGAGAATCTTCTGCTCAATGCTCTCGAATCAATAGACAACGCTAAAACTTTCTGCGAGAAAGTGCTTTTGCTGCTCAATCGGGAAG agGATCCAGTACACATTTTCGATCACGAACCAGCGCCTACGCACTCTGTTCTGAAGGTGATGATAGATATTTTCAGTCGGAGGAAGACAGCTGGACACTTCTATACAAACGATCTCAAAGTGGCCATCGGCATTATTGTGAGGCAGCTAGCTGACCTCTGCCCTGGAGATATT CGTCGTCAACAATATCTCAAGATACTGCGGGGCATTCTACGTAACACGGATTACGGTGGCCACTTGTACCGGCGGGAGGACTTGCTCCGTTGTTTCGCGCGCATCATCTGCGAAGAGGGAGACCTGAGTCGGGACGACAAGGCGCTAGTTCGAGCTATATCAAACGAATTCCCGCAGTACTTCCAGGTTTAA
- the LOC120624517 gene encoding lebocin-4-like, which produces MFKLTVILFLAVYVDYALSQRFILPTYRPPPRRPVLRRIRDVGDQEPLWLNEDNNIPRAPATGDHPVLPSYIDDMKLDPNRRYVRDVSYPQWLYQGDNIPRAPASSDHPVLPNIIDDIKLDLNRRYARSVDSPSARRSGGSRSKSSRSHDTGRTHPGYNRRNA; this is translated from the coding sequence atgttcaaattaacAGTGATTTTGTTCTTAGCAGTTTACGTCGATTATGCCTTGAGCCAGCGTTTTATTCTTCCGACGTACAGGCCTCCTCCACGAAGACCTGTACTTCGGAGAATTCGGGATGTGGGTGATCAAGAACCGTTGTGGCTAAACGAAGATAACAACATTCCTCGAGCGCCCGCCACTGGTGATCATCCAGTTCTGCCTTCATACATTGATGATATGAAACTGGACCCCAACAGAAGATATGTTCGTGATGTTAGTTATCCACAATGGTTATATCAAGGTGACAATATTCCACGAGCTCCAGCTAGCAGTGACCATCCTGTACTACCAAATATTATCGATGATATTAAGCTAGACCTAAACCGAAGATACGCCCGAAGCGTAGACTCTCCGAGCGCCCGGCGATCCGGTGGAAGCCGTTCAAAGTCCAGCAGAAGTCATGATACTGGCCGGACTCATCCTGGGTATAATCGGCGAAATGCCTGA
- the LOC120624281 gene encoding uncharacterized protein LOC120624281: protein MFKLILILILVVLVGDSIGQRPYIIYPTYRPPPPQEPLIRSARAVPEKPLLLFQGNQNPQDPSSEDYALLTIIDDVGMNPEKRLARSSSFRGAAEYRMKRNVYFKPRLPPTFPYPRPSGPFIPRPGPPRQPYPIYANHNTEHWIHFIIGFGDNTVTYKMLRTTSLILFVVAVLIPLYSCESYKLKHKRDISIPGVSKPTHRDVIIPNWNPHARTRPWQTIGVKTRNRRSEEMFASQEGVYRSPISVESLASHETVFRRPRSVGPIESQETVLRSPRSVESLASQETVLRSTRSADSLASHETVFRSPRSVESLASHQTVL from the exons ATGTTTAAGTTAATACTCATTTTAATTTTGGTAGTCTTGGTCGGGGACAGCATTGGTCAGCGGCCGTATATCATCTATCCGACGTACCGACCTCCTCCACCACAAGAACCCCTCATTCGCAGTGCTCGCGCCGTTCCTGAAAAACCGCTGTTACTATTTCAAGGTAATCAAAACCCTCAAGATCCTTCAAGTGAAGACTACGCTTTACTTACCATAATCGATGATGTGGGGATGAATCCAGAAAAAAGATTAGCACGTAGTTCAAGCTTCAGAGGAGCAGCGGAGTATCGAATGAAAAGAAACGTATATTTTAAACCTCGTCTACCACCAACGTTTCCATACCCTAGACCCAGTGGTCCGTTCATCCCTCGCCCCGGACCACCAAGGCAGCCTTATCCCATATACGCAA ATCACAACACCGAGCATTGGATTCATTTTATAATTGGATTTGGAGATAATACTGTTACCTACAAAATGTTGAGAACTACGTCATTGATATTATTCGTGGTCGCTGTTCTGATCCCATTATATTCCTGCGAGTCGTATAAGTTAAAACATAAACGTGATATTTCCATTCCTGGAGTTTCTAAACCTACACATCGGGATGTTATCATTCCTAACTGGAATCCCCATGCAAGAACCAGACCATGGCAAACAATAGGAGTCAAAACACGCAACAGAAGAAGCGAAGAAATGTTTGCTAGCCAGGAGGGCGTATATCGTAGCCCAATAAGTGTGGAGTCACTAGCTAGCCACGAAACTGTGTTCCGTAGGCCTAGAAGTGTGGGGCCTATAGAAAGCCAAGAAACCGTACTCCGTAGTCCAAGAAGCGTTGAGTCACTAGCTAGCCAGGAAACCGTACTCCGTAGTACAAGAAGCGCAGATTCACTAGCTAGCCACGAAACTGTATTCCGTAGCCCAAGAAGCGTAGAGTCACTAGCTAGCCACCAGACTGTGTTATGA